The Petrocella atlantisensis genome has a window encoding:
- a CDS encoding DUF6075 family protein, with protein MLKIMFNSKEHEEFYLEMLSKFRIVQVYHKAFFYCMGACDVTRDNIDALFDFQTGGIRPDNLHQGFQTGTSYKVTRMAFNLWNGYVEEGEEKLMSPSELFACTYGDEFHQAIQLRYPEYNREQEVDIVSVVEKLARKRQETSGQVDQKFLAESKDGER; from the coding sequence ATGCTCAAAATAATGTTTAATTCAAAGGAACATGAAGAGTTTTATCTTGAAATGTTAAGTAAGTTTAGGATTGTCCAAGTGTACCATAAAGCATTCTTTTATTGTATGGGAGCTTGCGATGTGACAAGAGATAATATTGATGCACTCTTTGATTTTCAAACGGGTGGAATACGTCCTGATAATTTACATCAAGGATTTCAAACTGGCACAAGTTATAAAGTTACTAGGATGGCATTTAATCTATGGAATGGTTATGTTGAAGAAGGTGAAGAAAAATTAATGTCACCTTCAGAGCTGTTTGCTTGCACATATGGTGATGAGTTTCATCAGGCTATTCAGCTAAGATACCCTGAATACAATCGAGAACAGGAAGTAGATATTGTCAGTGTTGTTGAGAAACTGGCAAGAAAACGGCAAGAAACTTCTGGACAAGTTGACCAGAAGTTTCTTGCCGAATCAAAGGATGGTGAAAGATGA
- a CDS encoding YodL domain-containing protein — translation MNKDSKDMFDIYQVKHGAAFRDFGFENLERLKSRDLKVEYSNYDFIYSGKLQEGMNLEDIYTKFNIDRPDDFKGHSLSVSDVVVLVKDGETTAHFVDSFGFKEVPEFVNEREAARKSRSSVLSALKENKPSSEKTKTDKTKEKRNSIEER, via the coding sequence ATGAATAAAGATAGTAAAGATATGTTTGATATTTATCAAGTGAAACATGGGGCAGCTTTTAGGGATTTTGGTTTTGAAAATTTGGAGAGACTAAAAAGCAGGGATTTAAAAGTTGAGTATTCCAATTATGATTTTATCTATTCAGGAAAGCTACAGGAAGGGATGAACCTGGAGGATATCTATACGAAGTTTAATATAGATAGACCGGATGATTTCAAAGGTCATTCTCTATCGGTTAGTGATGTTGTTGTTCTAGTAAAAGACGGAGAAACAACAGCGCATTTTGTAGATAGTTTTGGGTTTAAAGAAGTACCGGAGTTTGTTAATGAAAGAGAAGCAGCGAGGAAATCAAGAAGTTCTGTATTATCTGCACTCAAAGAGAATAAGCCAAGTTCTGAAAAGACTAAAACAGACAAAACCAAAGAAAAAAGAAACTCAATAGAAGAAAGATAA
- a CDS encoding TnpV protein has translation MLVPNIELTNKAQNPVEIYGRARKRYLEENKPAQYSAMIIQGTLQSHLQEVEIQAERLLEMQTPQLQEAWEVTEQMKATDPMKWVGMMNNIKSTIEETIYSEIVYK, from the coding sequence ATGTTAGTTCCGAACATAGAATTGACGAACAAGGCACAGAACCCGGTGGAGATCTACGGCAGAGCGAGGAAGAGATATCTGGAAGAAAACAAACCGGCACAGTATTCAGCAATGATAATCCAGGGAACACTTCAGAGTCACCTACAAGAAGTGGAAATTCAAGCAGAGAGACTTTTGGAGATGCAGACACCACAACTTCAGGAAGCATGGGAAGTGACAGAACAGATGAAAGCAACAGATCCGATGAAGTGGGTGGGGATGATGAACAATATCAAGTCAACCATCGAGGAAACGATTTACAGCGAGATCGTTTACAAGTAG
- a CDS encoding DNA topoisomerase 3, whose translation MKLVIAEKPSVAISIAKVLGARDKKQGYITGNGYIVSWCVGHLVSLSKPEEYDERFAKWNKSDLPILPDEWKLSVKEGTKQQYRVLTKLIASDEVTSLVEATDAGREGELIFRLVYDHSKCSKPYQRLWISSMEDSAIKEGFNQLQDGTTYENLYQSAIARTKADWLVGLNATRLFTTTYHTKLSVGRVQTPTLAMIVERDEKINNFKKEKFYHVELDLGDFKLRSEKIKTIDEAKVIAHSCQGKSVVISELTKELKKNKPPALFDLTSLQRETNRMFGYTAKQTLDYTQSLYEKKLVTYPRTDSRFITEDMKDSVVNLLPIADNPAAYDVNRIINNKKVSDHHAIIPTKQSLKLEELKIPNSELNVLKLIQTKLLIAVCLEHVYEAVNVKADVDGMTFTATTKVIVEMGFKKIEQDFRKEMGLKVDEDKNNNSRLTKINEGDTFKIIGIENIEGTTSPPKRFTEDTLLSAMERAGIEELDDSLETEKQGLGTPATRAAIIEKLISTLYVERKKKNLIATSKGVELIRIVPDKLKSAQITAQWENKLTEISDGIRSADDFLEEIRNEVIDLVDNLEVQGNPDSFKIEKEVIGKCPRCGTDIYEGNKNFYCSNRDCKFSMWKEDKFFTNKKKKLTKSIAKALLSKGNTKVNKLYSDKKDTYYDAKVVLNDTGVWVNYKLEFK comes from the coding sequence ATGAAGTTAGTCATTGCAGAAAAACCAAGCGTTGCCATATCCATTGCCAAAGTGCTTGGTGCAAGAGATAAAAAGCAAGGTTACATAACCGGCAATGGCTATATTGTCAGTTGGTGCGTTGGGCATCTAGTCAGTCTATCTAAGCCAGAGGAATATGATGAACGCTTTGCTAAATGGAATAAATCTGATTTACCAATATTGCCTGATGAGTGGAAGTTATCTGTTAAGGAAGGGACTAAGCAGCAGTATCGTGTTCTTACAAAGCTGATAGCCAGTGATGAAGTAACATCATTGGTTGAAGCTACAGATGCAGGACGTGAAGGTGAATTGATATTCAGGCTTGTCTATGACCATAGTAAATGTTCTAAACCCTATCAACGTTTATGGATTAGTTCCATGGAAGACAGTGCCATTAAAGAAGGTTTCAATCAACTTCAAGACGGTACAACATATGAAAACTTATATCAGTCTGCTATTGCAAGAACAAAAGCAGACTGGCTTGTTGGATTAAATGCAACCAGATTATTTACTACGACCTATCATACCAAGTTAAGTGTGGGACGAGTACAGACGCCTACACTGGCAATGATTGTTGAAAGGGATGAGAAGATCAACAACTTCAAGAAGGAGAAGTTCTATCATGTTGAGCTTGATCTTGGTGATTTTAAACTGAGAAGTGAGAAAATCAAAACCATAGATGAAGCAAAAGTAATTGCTCATTCTTGCCAAGGAAAATCAGTCGTTATTTCTGAATTAACCAAAGAATTAAAGAAGAATAAGCCACCTGCTTTATTCGATTTAACGTCTCTGCAAAGAGAAACTAACCGGATGTTCGGTTATACAGCCAAGCAAACCCTTGATTATACTCAAAGCTTATACGAGAAAAAGTTAGTAACGTATCCAAGGACAGATAGCCGGTTTATTACTGAGGACATGAAAGATTCAGTAGTTAATCTATTGCCTATTGCAGATAATCCTGCTGCATATGACGTTAATAGAATAATCAATAACAAGAAAGTATCCGACCACCATGCAATTATACCGACTAAACAATCACTAAAACTTGAAGAGCTTAAGATTCCTAATAGTGAATTGAATGTATTGAAACTCATACAGACCAAGCTCTTGATAGCAGTATGTTTAGAACATGTATATGAAGCCGTTAATGTCAAAGCTGATGTTGATGGTATGACATTTACAGCAACAACTAAGGTCATCGTTGAAATGGGCTTTAAGAAGATTGAGCAAGATTTCAGAAAAGAGATGGGTCTTAAAGTTGATGAGGATAAAAATAATAATAGTAGATTAACAAAAATCAATGAAGGTGATACATTTAAGATTATCGGTATTGAAAATATTGAAGGGACAACGTCACCACCAAAGCGATTCACAGAAGATACCTTATTATCCGCTATGGAAAGAGCTGGTATTGAAGAACTTGATGATTCATTAGAAACTGAAAAGCAAGGACTCGGTACACCGGCAACAAGAGCTGCTATTATCGAGAAACTAATCTCTACCCTGTATGTTGAACGGAAAAAGAAGAATTTAATTGCTACTAGTAAAGGTGTTGAGCTTATTAGAATTGTACCGGACAAGCTTAAATCGGCACAGATTACAGCACAGTGGGAAAATAAGCTGACAGAGATTTCTGATGGTATACGTTCAGCTGATGACTTTTTAGAAGAGATCAGAAATGAAGTGATTGACTTAGTAGATAATCTTGAAGTACAGGGTAATCCTGATTCTTTTAAGATAGAAAAGGAAGTTATAGGAAAATGCCCAAGATGTGGTACAGACATTTACGAAGGCAATAAGAATTTTTATTGTTCTAACAGGGATTGCAAGTTCAGCATGTGGAAAGAAGATAAGTTCTTTACGAATAAGAAAAAGAAACTGACTAAGTCCATTGCAAAAGCTCTTTTATCTAAAGGGAATACGAAAGTGAACAAACTATACTCTGATAAGAAAGACACCTATTATGATGCCAAGGTTGTCCTAAATGACACTGGTGTGTGGGTGAATTACAAATTGGAGTTTAAATAA
- a CDS encoding CD1107 family mobile element protein, with amino-acid sequence MKRIRLMITTVFFITLLIVGYENVYAVEPVVETESEEEYEVISSVDEPVESNFTSKDYHVEGEDNQNYLVEGGNENAINLLATEQSTAGGTLTENTNIEGEEYDMTLPTEEDFDNKDPLELRQFITFETKSGKEFHIIIDHGKDEDNVRMLTEVSEQDLLNLIEAQADIEIELIEAIPEATVEDDTQEAGEEEIPKDVVTEDSVTGEPTETPVDSSLIIIIVAALVSGIAGWYFKIFKPKRAAAFEDEVDEADYLEDDEAYEDDDYE; translated from the coding sequence ATGAAAAGAATTAGATTAATGATAACGACAGTTTTTTTTATAACTTTATTAATTGTCGGATACGAAAATGTATATGCGGTTGAACCAGTAGTTGAAACAGAAAGTGAAGAAGAGTACGAAGTGATTAGTTCTGTAGATGAGCCTGTTGAGTCAAATTTTACTTCAAAGGATTACCATGTTGAGGGAGAAGATAATCAGAACTACCTTGTTGAAGGTGGTAACGAGAACGCTATTAACTTGCTTGCTACAGAACAAAGTACAGCAGGTGGAACACTTACAGAGAATACAAATATTGAAGGTGAGGAATATGATATGACTCTACCTACAGAGGAAGACTTCGATAATAAAGATCCTCTTGAATTAAGGCAGTTTATAACCTTTGAAACGAAGTCGGGCAAGGAGTTCCATATTATCATCGACCATGGAAAAGATGAAGATAATGTAAGAATGCTAACAGAAGTAAGTGAGCAGGATTTGCTGAACTTGATTGAAGCACAAGCTGATATTGAGATAGAGTTAATTGAAGCAATACCAGAAGCAACAGTTGAGGACGATACCCAAGAAGCAGGTGAGGAAGAAATACCTAAAGATGTTGTCACAGAAGATTCGGTTACAGGAGAACCGACAGAAACTCCAGTAGATTCATCTTTAATCATTATTATTGTTGCTGCCTTGGTAAGTGGTATAGCCGGATGGTATTTCAAAATATTTAAACCTAAGAGAGCTGCTGCTTTTGAAGATGAAGTGGATGAAGCAGATTATCTTGAAGATGATGAAGCCTATGAAGATGATGATTACGAATAG